A window of Streptomyces sp. NBC_01224 genomic DNA:
TCCCGTGGACCGACGATCCGCCATCGGTCCGTACGGTGCCCTCGGCATCCGCACTGACCTCGGTCCCGGCCCCCGGAGCCGCCGGGGGCCCGTCGCTGGCCGCGCTGATCCGGCTGCGCTCCAGCGAGGTCCTCGACGCGGCGCTCACCGCCGCGGACCGGCTGCGTTCCTCCGCGGGCGGGCACGCCACCGCCGGGGTCGCGGTGCCGCGCCGGGGCCTGGCGGACCTGGCCGAGGCCTGGCACGAGGCGTCGGCCGCGGCTCGCGCGGCGGCGGCCGAGTCCCGCTTCGGCCCGGTCGCCGAGTGGTCGGCGATCGGCCCGTACCGGCTGCTGACCGCGCTCCCCGCAGAAGCGGCCGCGGATCCCGCGGTCCGCGCCCTGCTCACCCCGCCACATAAGGATCTGGCCCGCACCGCCGAGGTGTTCCTCGACTGCGCGGGCCAGGCCTCCCGTACGGCCACCGCACTCGGCATCCACCGCCAGACGCTCTACTACCGGCTCTCCCGGGTCCAGCGGCTCACCGGCCTCGATCTCAACAACGGCGAGGACCGGCTGTTGCTGCACATGGCACTCAAGGGCGCGCGCCTCTGATCCCGCGCCGCCACCGAGCCCGGCGCGTCCGAGAGCCCCGTCGGCCCGTCCGGCGTTCGAGGACGCAGCCGTCGCCCCGGGCACTCGGCCCGACCTGGACGCCGGCTCCAGGCCCTTACGACCTCGCCCACGATTGTCAGCGGCGTCGCGGTGTCTGGGACCTCCGGCGTTGTCGTCAGTCGCCGACGCTCCGCGTCGACTCCCTCCTCCGCCCTGGATTCGAAGGCCCCGGACGCCGCTCCTTCTCCCACCGCCAATCGTGGGCGAGGTCGTTACTACCGCACCCGCCCTTCCAGCACCGCCTTCAGACCGTCCGTCAGATCCTGTGCAGAAGGCGCCGATTCACTGTCCATCAGCCACTGCACCATCACACCCGCGAGCAGCGCCTGGCAGAACAGCCCGGCCACCCGCGCCTTCTCCGGGTCCGCCTCCGGGTCGATGCCGAGCATGTTCTCGGCGAGCCCGTCACGCCCCTCGCGCTGCGGGCCCGCCAGAGCCTTCTGCAGCTCCGGGTCCTGGTCGATCCGGGAGACGACCTCCATCTGGAGCTGCCAGACGGACCGGGTCTGCTCATAGCTGTCGATCACCCGCTCCCAGGTGTCGCGGAACTGGTCGAGCGGCGACCGGGGCCCGCCGTCGCCGCCGTCCGCGTTCTGGTCCGGCTGCTCGGTGAGCACATCGCCCCACTCCTCGGTCACCTTGAGGAAGGCGAGGTTGAGCAGGGCCTCCTTGGATCCGTAGTGGTAGCCGATGGAGGCGAGGTTCGTACCGGAGGCGGCCACGATGTCGCGCGCCGTCGTCCGGGCGTATCCCTTCTCCAGCAGGCAGCGCTTGGCGCCTTCGAGCAGATCCTCACGGTGTCCCATGAAAGCAGCGTACCCGGCATGCAGACGTTTGTGTAAGACGCACGTCTAGATGCCGGGTACCCGGGGCCCTGAGGCCGTCAGTCGGTCAGATTCACCGTACGGGCCGATGCGGCACCGATCTCCGTGGAGATCTCGGTGAGCACCGACGCCGGGACGTCGTCGTCGACGGTGAGCACGACCAGCGCCTCGCCGCCC
This region includes:
- a CDS encoding PucR family transcriptional regulator; its protein translation is MKGDYQELVDEISGLLGAPATLENRDFGLVAFGAHDSDDDTAMDPVRTRSILTRRSTPAVRAWFEGFGIARATGPVRIPAAPEAGVFRGRICLPVRHRGVVLGYVWLLDADPGPTDEQLRAAMEVAARIGGLLSDEARAGTDLSREFGAVLTAGRGWQRDMAVAALHEALGRDAEGLHTVVCVIPWTDDPPSVRTVPSASALTSVPAPGAAGGPSLAALIRLRSSEVLDAALTAADRLRSSAGGHATAGVAVPRRGLADLAEAWHEASAAARAAAAESRFGPVAEWSAIGPYRLLTALPAEAAADPAVRALLTPPHKDLARTAEVFLDCAGQASRTATALGIHRQTLYYRLSRVQRLTGLDLNNGEDRLLLHMALKGARL
- a CDS encoding TetR/AcrR family transcriptional regulator; the protein is MGHREDLLEGAKRCLLEKGYARTTARDIVAASGTNLASIGYHYGSKEALLNLAFLKVTEEWGDVLTEQPDQNADGGDGGPRSPLDQFRDTWERVIDSYEQTRSVWQLQMEVVSRIDQDPELQKALAGPQREGRDGLAENMLGIDPEADPEKARVAGLFCQALLAGVMVQWLMDSESAPSAQDLTDGLKAVLEGRVR